Genomic window (Paenibacillus sp. 37):
TTCTGAGGAAGTAACCAAGCTGAATGTCCTGATGGCTAGTGCTTCGGACGTTCCGGATATTGTCTTCGTTTATGACTCCAGCGTGTTTTACCGCTATGCACAACAAGGCGGGTTGACAGATGTAGGTGATCTGGTTAATCAGTATGGACCGAATCTGAAAAAGTTTTTGGGTGAAGATACATTAAAGTTTGGTCAAGTGGAGGGACAGCAGTTTGCTATACCGGGTAAACGTGCGATTACAGCGCGGTACAGCTCCTTCATTCGTCAAGATTGGTTAGATAAGCTGGGAATGCCAGCACCTCAAACAACAGATGAGTTGTATAACACATTGAAAGCTTTTAAAGAAAAAGATCCTGGCAATGTGGGAAGTCAAAACATTCCTATGGGTTTTGCGCTTGCACCAGCTTCCTATGAACCACTCATCTATTCTTTCATTAAGCCGATCGCTGGTGATAAGACTTATGCTCAACGCTATGAACTGCCTTTGCATGAAGGATTCAAAGAATCTATGCAGTTCTTGAACAAGCTATACAACGAAGGATTGATCAGTAAGGATTTCAGCTTGGATAAGGATAAAACCCAGTTAAACAAAGACGTTGCAAATGGAAATACTGGTTTCTTCTCTGAAGATGTGGACTCTATTTTCTGGCCAGATGGATCTTATGATCTGTTGAAAACAAACAAACCAGACAGCAACTTGGCTCCGCTCGATGCATACACCAATGCGAATGCTGATGGAAAACATATCAAGTCCCGTTATGGTTCGAATGGTATGTACATCATGATTCCGAAGAGCAGCGAACGTGCCGCAGAAGCAATTAAATATCTGGATTGGATGGCTTCCGATAAAAACCTCACTGCCATTTATGATGGCGTGGAAGGCGAGAACTATGATCTGGTAGACGGCATTCCGGTTGCTAAAGCAGACGCTACTCAAGAAGCAAAAGATCGTCTGTTCAATGCAGGAGATACCGCGATTATTTCGAACGGTAAAAACCTTGGTGATCAAGCACAAAATGAAAAAGCTTGGATCATGGGATTCCCTCCAGCGAATCAGGAAATTTTGAAAAAAGCACTTGAAGTTGCAAACACAGATACGGTTGGGCCAATTGTTTTCAGCAAGCCAATTCAGACAGAGATGAAGTATAGCACAGCACTGACAGACAAATTGGACGTTATTATCGTAAAAACAGCGATGGCAAAACCTGAAGAATTCGATGCTGTATTTGAAAAAGAAATGGCTGACTACATGTCCTTGGGTGGAACAGAGCTGAAAAAAGAATTGGAAGCTGCTGAACAATAAGTTTGAACAAAATGTGTGTAAATTGAAGTGTTTCGATGAAGCCTGTGCCGCCTCTCGGGCGGCGGCATAGCGTTTCTTCGTTTGTGAGGAGGAGAGAGAGACATGACCACATACTTGAAGAGATACTGGCAACTGTATGCGTTAATTTCACTGCCCCTTATTTATTTTATCATTTTCCGATACGGACCAATGTACGGTGTGCAGATCGCTTTTAAAGATTTTAACCTGTTTCAAGGTATTAACGGTAGTGAATGGATCGGCTTCGATGCTTTTCGTGAGGTATTTGCAATGCCGGACTTCTACACTACGCTACGTAACACATTTATGCTGAATTTTCTTGATCTGATCGTTTCATTCCCTGCTCCAATCATTCTGGCCATTATGCTCTATGAGGTAAGGTTTAAATGGTTTAAGAAAATTTCACAGACCATTTTGTACATTCCTCACTTTATCTCCTGGGTTATCATCGGGGGAATTGTATACCAATTGTTTGGTAATCAATCCGGTATGGTTAACGGTATTCTGGAAAGTATGGGCCTAAATTCAATTCCGTTTTTGACAGAGAAAAACCCTTGGCTTGTTACTTACCTGTTCACAGGTGTGTGGCAAAGTGCTGGGTGGGGAACCATTCTATATCTGGCTGCATTAACCGGCGTTAACAAGGAATTGTTCGAGGCAGCTGAAATTGATGGTGCAACGCGGCTGAAGAGAATCTGGCATATTACACTGCCAAGTATTAAACCAACCATTGTAACCTTGCTTATCCTTAATCTCGGAAATATGGTCAGCATCGGTTTTGACCGGCCTTATGTTATTGGTAATACGGCTGTTCGTGAATATTCCGATGTACTCAGTACCTTTGTATACAGAATGGGTATACAGTCTGGACAGTATACACTTGCAACGGTTGTCGGCTTATTCCAGGCTGTTGTCGGATTGATCTTTGTACTCGGCTCAAACTATATCTCGAAGAAAACAACTGGTGAAGGAATATTATAATTTTAGGAAAATAATAAAATTTGTTACATTTGGTTTGTTGAACGTATAGACCATCAGTAAAGGAGTTGTGCGCAGATGAGTGACCGCACCTCGAACCGGATTTTTGATATTGTCAATGTCTCCTTTATCACCTTGTTTGTTATATTCTGTCTTGCTCCGTTTCTGCACACGATTGCGATATCGTTAAGTTCAAACCGGGCCATTACATCAGGTGAAGTAACCATCTTCCCCAAGGAATTTAACTGGGATGCATATGGGCAAGTATTTTCGGATCATTCCATGATCTATTCACTAGGCTTCACCACGGTTCTTACGATAGCTACGACAGCGCTGTGCATGTTGTTTACCATTGCTGCAGCGTACCCGCTCACGAAGAAAAAATTAAAAGGTCGTAAAATGTTTATGTACGTCATCATCATCACCATGTTCTTCAGCGGAGGGATTATTCCCGAATATTTGCTGATTCGTGACCTACATTTGCTGAATTCCGTTTGGGCTTTGATTCTACCAGGATTAGTGAGTCCGTTTAACTTGATTATCCTGATCTCCTTTTTCCGTGGCATTCCAGAAAGTCTGGAAGAATCCGCTGAGATTGATGGAAGTTCGCATGTGCATACGCTCTTTAAAATCATTTTGCCGCTATCTATGCCAGTAATTGCTACACTCTCTCTGTTCTATGCGGTTGGACGCTGGAATGGCTTCCAGGATTCCCTGATGTACATCACTGATCCGAAGTTATATCCATTGCAACTGAAGCTCTATCAAATGGTACAGAACAACATGATAAGTGAGCTTACATTGCTTGAAGGTGCAAGCCGAACAAGATTAACTCCAGAGAGTCTTAAGGCTGCAACGGTCGTGTTCGCAACGGTACCTATCCTACTAGTATATCCATGGTTGCAAAAGTACTTCGTCAGCGGTGCGATGCTGGGAGCGGTTAAAGGGTAATTTCGTAGTCCCTATACACGCTAAACATCACAATTGGGGAGGAGAAGGAGCGTAATATGCAGGGAAGAGATAAGGGAGAATACTCATTCTCCACATGCTGGAATATCCGAAAACATGATGTCGGGGAAGCTATGATTCGGGAGATTGCGGATCTAGACTTTCGTCGGGTGGAGCTAAATTACAATGTAACGAAAGAAATGCTCAAAACGATTGAGCCGATGATCGAGCGCGGGGAGATCGGGGTGTCCAGTGTGCACAATACATTCCCTCATGACCCTGATCCCGATTATGGAACGGATTCCATCCTGCTCGGCTTCGAAGATGAAGTGAAACGCAAACGGGCGATCGAATTATTGGTAGAGTCGGCTGAATATGCCCAGCGTTATGGGGGAGAAGCTGTTGTTGTGCACCCCGGAGAGGTGCCTTTTCCTCAAGATATCAGCAAAGACCTTGGAAAGATCTATAACGAGGAAGGTCCGGACTCACCGAAGTATCGCAGCAAATGGGCTGAATTGATGGAGCGGCGGGAAGCCCTCAGTTCAGGGTATGTGGAGAAAATTATCGCCAGTCTGGATGAGGTATGCAATCGGGCGGCAGCTAAAGGTCTGGATGTTCGTTTTGGCATCGAGACAAGATCGAGACCACAACAGATTCCTACCCTTGCCGAAGCCAAGACTATCATCGCAGCTCTCAAAGGAGCTCCGGTTGGTATCTGGTACGATACAGGTCATGCCATCATGATGGACCGAATGGGCCTTTATGACAGTGTGGGAGAAATGCAAGGCCTGATGGATGATATCGTAGGGGTCCATATCCATGAGACACTTGGTCTCTCTGACCACTGGTGCCCGTATGTACACAGTAAGGATATGAACTTCTATGATGCCTATCTGCCGATGATTCGCCGCGCACAGGTGAAGGTATATGAGTTGAAGTCTGCATGTAAGGCAGAAGAGATCCATGAGAGTCATGACTTGCTTATGAAGAAGCTTGGAGTGACAGAGTAGGCGCGGTGATGTGGGAAACAGTTTGCATGTTCACAGCATGTGTTTAACGACTGTTTTCTCAGTGACAGTGACCCATAAATAATGTAGTAAAACAAGCGCAGATTTTCTAGCGACTTATGTAGAAATATGATATATACTGACGAGAAAAATGAACTCACCTACGGGCGGTATGAGTAGGCTTCCGGTCTGAATTGAAGGCACTGAAGCAACATACTCTGCACATCGGGAGAATGCATTGGTATGGAGGGGACTGCACATGTACAAACAACTGGTGGACAGTAATGATAGAGCGGTAGAAAGAGGCATATCCCGGCAGATGCTTGACCCGGAAAGCCGTTACTATGGAGGGACAATTGATCCCTTCACAGGTGTTGCCTGGGTCAACCATACGACTGGAACGCCCACGGATATGTGTTACTGGGGAGCTGCAATCTCCAATCCGGACTCTATCTATTACCGGGATGAATCGTTGTTAAATCGACTACTGTTAGCTACGGAATTTGTACTCCGCTTCCAGCATGAAGACGGTTCAATATCGCCTGGCTGGACCAATTACCATTCCCCTCCGGATACTGCATTTGTCGTTGTAGGGTATTCACAGTTGTATCAGCTTCTTCAGCAGCAAGAATGGGAGCCGCTTCAACCCGTATTGAACAATATGAGGCTATTCTTGGAACGTACAATCCCAACCATGCTAACAGGAGGTTGTCATACGCCTAATCATCGCTGGGTGTTATGCGCGGCGCTTGGTTTCTTGCATGAAATTTTTGGTGTGGAGGAAGCTGTGCAGCGCGCAGAGCAGTGGCTGGCAGAAGGCATGGATATTACACCCGATGGGGAGTGGACCGAACGAAGCAACGGAATCTATAATGCGGTAAGCGACATTATGCTCATTCATGCGGCACGTCTGCTCAAGCGTCCAGAGTTGCTAGAGCCGGTCCGTCTAAATCTTCGTATGATGGTGTATCTGGTCCATCCAACGGGTGAAATCGTTACGGATTATTCAGGGCGACAGGATCTGGGCAGTGTTCATGATCTGTCACCTTACTATCTGCCTTATGCCATTTTGGCTCGGCTGGACGGTGACCCACTCTTTGCCGGTATGGCAGCCTGGGCTGGAGATACATTGACCGATCCGGGAGTATGTTCGGTGAATACACTCATTCGATTAATGCTTGAGCCGGGGCTTCAGCAGACGAATAATACACGTGATGCATTACCGGAACAGTATGAGGTCATGCTGAATGAACATTTTGTACGGGGCGAATATTTGAAAAAGATGGACTCAGTAGGGCATCACGGACGTATCTCGCACAGTCGGATGCATACGGATTTTGGTGCTCCGGTAGCCCGAATTCGGGATGGCGCCACTAGTGTGACTGTGATGACAGAAGTTCCTTCTTTCTTCGCTCTTCGTCATGGCAAGGTGCGCCTGCTGGCTGTGCAACTGGCATCTTACTTTAATCCAGGGTATGTACCTATGCAGCAAATGACGAGGCTGTCCGAAGGGTATCGATTAACTGGTAAGCAGAAAAAAGGTTACTACGGCCCAATCCCTGCAAACATGCTGCCAGAATCGGCTGCAACAGCCATCAGTCCATGGTACTTGTTACCTCATCAGAGTCGTCAGCTTACTCATGAGCAGACATTCCGTGTAGGAGCAGAATTACAGCCAACGGAAAACGGATGGAGCATGCATCTATCTGGACAGGAACCGGAGGACATTATGATGCAGTTATCCTTTGTATTCGGAAGCGAAGGTGAGCTGACCTGTGAGGACGCGATTGAAACGAGTGAGGGTCACTATTTGTGGAAAGGCGGCTCGTTACGCTATACCTGCGGAGAAGACTGGTTGGAGATCACCGGGGGAGAGATGGGACATCTGGCGGCAACGGTACGTGAGGCAAAACTGCCGGACAAGTGTAAGGTTGTGCTGGTCAATTTCATGACGCCGTTTGATAAAACCATTCAAATTTCACTTTCTCCTTCGATGGGGTTAAAGCTTTAAATCTGTTGGATCTTTAAAGCCGTAACAGTTAGAAGACCGAGCCTATGGAATCGGTCTTCTTTTTTTACGAATGACTGCAATTAACGTTCTAAAATGATATTCCCACTGTCCAGATCAGTCCAATAATATATGAACTATTATCATTCCAGTTGCTCTAACGCAGTTTCGATTCGTTTAGTGAACAGAGGATCATCTTTGGTTTTGCTCCAGTAAACGACAAGAACATTTCCTTTCTCATATAGAAAAGGGAATGTTGTGAATTGGGCGCTTTCCATATGTCTATTGAATTCTTTTGTCTCGTTGATGCGATCCTTTTCAGAA
Coding sequences:
- a CDS encoding carbohydrate ABC transporter permease, coding for MSDRTSNRIFDIVNVSFITLFVIFCLAPFLHTIAISLSSNRAITSGEVTIFPKEFNWDAYGQVFSDHSMIYSLGFTTVLTIATTALCMLFTIAAAYPLTKKKLKGRKMFMYVIIITMFFSGGIIPEYLLIRDLHLLNSVWALILPGLVSPFNLIILISFFRGIPESLEESAEIDGSSHVHTLFKIILPLSMPVIATLSLFYAVGRWNGFQDSLMYITDPKLYPLQLKLYQMVQNNMISELTLLEGASRTRLTPESLKAATVVFATVPILLVYPWLQKYFVSGAMLGAVKG
- a CDS encoding extracellular solute-binding protein, producing MNGMTRKGSLKKLMGLALTAVMGVSLLAGCSSADNKSAEGGASGDGKRVTLKVELFDRGKTPSQYTISNNFISQMIQKNFGDPNNIDVQFVPVQRSEEVTKLNVLMASASDVPDIVFVYDSSVFYRYAQQGGLTDVGDLVNQYGPNLKKFLGEDTLKFGQVEGQQFAIPGKRAITARYSSFIRQDWLDKLGMPAPQTTDELYNTLKAFKEKDPGNVGSQNIPMGFALAPASYEPLIYSFIKPIAGDKTYAQRYELPLHEGFKESMQFLNKLYNEGLISKDFSLDKDKTQLNKDVANGNTGFFSEDVDSIFWPDGSYDLLKTNKPDSNLAPLDAYTNANADGKHIKSRYGSNGMYIMIPKSSERAAEAIKYLDWMASDKNLTAIYDGVEGENYDLVDGIPVAKADATQEAKDRLFNAGDTAIISNGKNLGDQAQNEKAWIMGFPPANQEILKKALEVANTDTVGPIVFSKPIQTEMKYSTALTDKLDVIIVKTAMAKPEEFDAVFEKEMADYMSLGGTELKKELEAAEQ
- a CDS encoding ABC transporter permease, producing the protein MTTYLKRYWQLYALISLPLIYFIIFRYGPMYGVQIAFKDFNLFQGINGSEWIGFDAFREVFAMPDFYTTLRNTFMLNFLDLIVSFPAPIILAIMLYEVRFKWFKKISQTILYIPHFISWVIIGGIVYQLFGNQSGMVNGILESMGLNSIPFLTEKNPWLVTYLFTGVWQSAGWGTILYLAALTGVNKELFEAAEIDGATRLKRIWHITLPSIKPTIVTLLILNLGNMVSIGFDRPYVIGNTAVREYSDVLSTFVYRMGIQSGQYTLATVVGLFQAVVGLIFVLGSNYISKKTTGEGIL
- a CDS encoding sugar phosphate isomerase/epimerase family protein: MQGRDKGEYSFSTCWNIRKHDVGEAMIREIADLDFRRVELNYNVTKEMLKTIEPMIERGEIGVSSVHNTFPHDPDPDYGTDSILLGFEDEVKRKRAIELLVESAEYAQRYGGEAVVVHPGEVPFPQDISKDLGKIYNEEGPDSPKYRSKWAELMERREALSSGYVEKIIASLDEVCNRAAAKGLDVRFGIETRSRPQQIPTLAEAKTIIAALKGAPVGIWYDTGHAIMMDRMGLYDSVGEMQGLMDDIVGVHIHETLGLSDHWCPYVHSKDMNFYDAYLPMIRRAQVKVYELKSACKAEEIHESHDLLMKKLGVTE